The Rubricoccus marinus nucleotide sequence GCGCCGATACCTCCGTCTAACGCTCTCCCCCTGTGGCCGACGACCCCACCCTGTTCGAACGCATCGCCTCTGGCGACATCCCGGCCGACCTCGTCTACGAAGACGACCGCGCGATCGCGTTCCGCGACATTCACCCCGTTGCGCCGACGCACATCCTCGTGGTCCCGCGCAAGCCGATCCCGCGCGCGGACGCCATCGAGCCTGAGGACGAAGGCCTCGTCGGGCACCTGTTCACGGTCGCCCGCCAGGTGGCCGCAGACGAAGGGCTGACC carries:
- a CDS encoding histidine triad nucleotide-binding protein; this translates as MADDPTLFERIASGDIPADLVYEDDRAIAFRDIHPVAPTHILVVPRKPIPRADAIEPEDEGLVGHLFTVARQVAADEGLTDYRLVMNCGEGAGQSVFHLHLHLLGGRDFSWPPG